In the Parasphingorhabdus halotolerans genome, ATCCGGCGAGTGAACTTGGCACCGTGAACACGTCGTTCAAATACATCGCCAGCGGATCATCGCTTTTCTCGCCCAATCCGAAAGCCGCGCTTGGCGCGGTTGGCGTCAGCAGCAAGTCGCAGCTTTCCCAAGCCTTGTCGAAATCCTGCGAAATCAACGTGCGAACTTTTTGCGCCTGCGTGTAGTAGGCGTCATAAAAGCCAGCAGACAGCACATATGTGCCGATCATGATCCGGCGCTTCACTTCTGGTCCAAAACCAGCTTCGCGGGTTGCGGCGTACATATCCTGCAGCCCTGCGCGTTCCCCTTTTTCTTGGCTAGGCATCTCACGCAGGCCGTAACGCACGCCGTCATAACGCGCCAGATTCGACGAAGCCTCCGCTGGAGCTATGATATAGTAAGCAGGCAGCGCATATTTGGTGTGTGGCAGGGAGACCTCAACGATGGTCGCGCCTGCATCCTTCATCCATTCTATGCCCTGCTGCCAGAGCGCATCAATTTCGGGCGGCATATTATCGACGCGATATTCCTTGGGAATACCGATTTTCTTGCCCGCCAGATTGCTGTTGAGCGCCGCTTCCCAATCAGGGACCGGGAGATCAAGCGAAGTGGAGTCTTTCGCATCAAAACCAGCCATCGCTCCCAGCATTATTGCGCAATCACGCGTATCGCGGGCCATCGGCCCGGCCTGATCGAGCGAGCTTGCAAAAGCAATCGTGCCCCAGCGCGAGCAACGCCCGTAGGTTGGTTTAAAGCCAGTAATGCCGACAAACGCAGCAGGTTGACGGATGGAGCCGCCGGTATCGGTGCCCGTCGCCGCCGGAGCAATGCGCCCGGATACAGCCGCGGCGCTGCCGCCTGAAGAACCGCCCGGCGCCAGATCAGTATTGCCGCCATCATTGCGCCGCCAAGGAGAAATAACATTGCCAAAGGCGCTGGTCTCATTGGACGAACCCATCGCAAACTGGTCCATATTCAACTTGCCGAGCATCCCTGCCCCGGCCTTGAACAGGTTGGAGGAAATGGTGGACTCATATTGCGGCACGAAGCCTTCTAGAATGCCGCTTGCCGCAGTCGTCGCCACGCCTTGCGTGCAAAACAGATCTTTCATACCAATCGGCACACCAGCCATTTTGCCTAGTTTTTCACCCGCAGCTTTGGCCTTGTCGGCCGCATCAGCCGCCGCAAGAGCATGTTCAGGTGTTTCAACCAGAAACGCATTGAGCGACTTGGCCGCGCTCACGCGGCTTATAAACGTTTCAGCCACTTCTTTGGCGGTAAAATCACCGGCGGAAATGCCGCTGCGGATATCCGCTATGCCCAGTTCAAATATTTCGGTCATTATTCAATCACCTTGGGCACGCCGAAAAAGCCATGTTCTGCCGCAGGCGCATTCGCCAGCACCTTCTCGCGAATTTCGCCATCGGTCACAACATCCTCGCGCAGACGCAGTTTATTTGGGATTACTGCGGTCATTGGCTGAACATTTTTGGTGTTCACTTCACCCAGTTGCTCGACCCATCCCAGAATATTATTAAGCTCGGGGACCAGCGCATCGGCCTCGGCCTCACTGATCGCAATCCGCGACAGGCTGGCGATTTTTTTTACGGTGTCTTTATCGACTGACATTGTACATTCTATTCCGGTTCATATTTTTTGCGGTATTAATGGATGAAATTGTGTATCTCGCGCCGCTAGCATTGGCGCGAAGCCGCTTCAAGTTGAATGAGCGGGTTTCAGCCTATTGGAGTAAAAAATTGGCGCGTAAGTTTTTATATTTTGTCGCAGGCTTGACCTTTTTGGTGATCCTTGGTGCATTTGTCTACCGTGTTTACGGTGAAGATTTGATGGAAATCGCCTTTGTACCGGATACGGAATTTGAGCAGCAAGCCGTGCTCGAAGATAATGTCTATGCTGAAAAGTCTATGTGGCTCGCACGACCAGAATTGACCAAAAACAACCCTGCTCTCTGGCTCCCCACTGGCTTCGAGGAAGGGGAATCGCCGATCAGCGAGAAAAGCCGGGCTGCTGTTTTCTTCATTCATCCCACGTCCTTTACGAAAAGGGACCGATGGAACGCTCCATTGGACGATAAAGAATCGCAGGCTCTTGCGCGTATATTCCTGCGCGGTCAGGCCAGCGCATTC is a window encoding:
- the gatC gene encoding Asp-tRNA(Asn)/Glu-tRNA(Gln) amidotransferase subunit GatC; the encoded protein is MSVDKDTVKKIASLSRIAISEAEADALVPELNNILGWVEQLGEVNTKNVQPMTAVIPNKLRLREDVVTDGEIREKVLANAPAAEHGFFGVPKVIE
- the gatA gene encoding Asp-tRNA(Asn)/Glu-tRNA(Gln) amidotransferase subunit GatA, which codes for MTEIFELGIADIRSGISAGDFTAKEVAETFISRVSAAKSLNAFLVETPEHALAAADAADKAKAAGEKLGKMAGVPIGMKDLFCTQGVATTAASGILEGFVPQYESTISSNLFKAGAGMLGKLNMDQFAMGSSNETSAFGNVISPWRRNDGGNTDLAPGGSSGGSAAAVSGRIAPAATGTDTGGSIRQPAAFVGITGFKPTYGRCSRWGTIAFASSLDQAGPMARDTRDCAIMLGAMAGFDAKDSTSLDLPVPDWEAALNSNLAGKKIGIPKEYRVDNMPPEIDALWQQGIEWMKDAGATIVEVSLPHTKYALPAYYIIAPAEASSNLARYDGVRYGLREMPSQEKGERAGLQDMYAATREAGFGPEVKRRIMIGTYVLSAGFYDAYYTQAQKVRTLISQDFDKAWESCDLLLTPTAPSAAFGLGEKSDDPLAMYLNDVFTVPSSLAGLPAMSVPGGLDMQGLPLGLQIIGKALDEQSVFNAGLALEERAGFVAKPEQWW